A genomic stretch from Vibrio neptunius includes:
- the frr gene encoding ribosome recycling factor, producing the protein MINEIKQDAQERMEKSVEALKNNLSKVRTGRAHPSLLSGISVEYYGAPTPLNQVANVVAEDARTLAITVFDKELTPKVEKAIMMSDLGLNPMSAGTIIRVPLPPLTEERRKDLVKIVRGEAEGGRVAIRNIRRDANGELKALLKDKEISEDEDRKGQDEIQKITDAAVKQVDEVLAAKEKELMEV; encoded by the coding sequence GTGATTAACGAAATCAAACAAGACGCTCAAGAGCGCATGGAAAAAAGCGTAGAAGCGCTAAAGAACAATCTTTCTAAAGTACGTACAGGTCGTGCTCACCCAAGCCTACTTTCTGGTATCTCAGTAGAGTATTATGGTGCACCAACACCTCTAAATCAGGTGGCAAACGTAGTTGCAGAAGATGCTCGTACATTGGCCATCACAGTATTTGATAAAGAGCTAACGCCAAAAGTTGAAAAAGCGATCATGATGTCTGACTTAGGCCTAAACCCTATGTCTGCAGGTACGATTATTCGCGTTCCACTTCCACCGCTAACGGAAGAGCGTCGTAAAGATCTCGTTAAAATCGTTCGTGGTGAAGCTGAGGGTGGTCGTGTGGCTATCCGTAATATCCGTCGTGATGCGAACGGTGAGCTAAAAGCCCTACTGAAAGACAAAGAAATCTCTGAAGATGAAGATCGTAAAGGTCAAGACGAGATTCAGAAAATCACTGATGCAGCTGTTAAACAAGTAGATGAAGTGTTAGCGGCAAAAGAAAAAGAGTTGATGGAAGTTTAA
- a CDS encoding isoprenyl transferase: MQNSQLSPESLPKHIAIIMDGNGRWAKAQGKPRVFGHKNGVAAVRKTISTSAKLGIKAITLFAFSSENWRRPEEEVGVLMELFITVLSTEIKKLHKNNLRLRVIGDMSRFNERLQKKIAQAEAMTADNSGMVVNIAANYGGKWDIVEATKEIATKVANGEIHAGDVNEEMMTQHLTMSDLPEVDLLIRTSGECRISNFMLWQMAYAEMYFTPIYWPEFDENSLIEAVTWFVNRERRFGCTGEQIKALMESD, translated from the coding sequence ATGCAAAACTCTCAACTCTCACCAGAATCACTTCCTAAACACATTGCAATTATCATGGATGGCAACGGGCGCTGGGCAAAAGCCCAAGGTAAGCCGCGTGTGTTTGGTCATAAAAATGGCGTTGCTGCTGTCCGAAAAACTATTTCGACCTCTGCAAAATTGGGCATAAAGGCGATCACGCTATTTGCCTTTAGCAGTGAAAACTGGCGTCGTCCTGAAGAGGAAGTCGGTGTATTGATGGAGTTATTCATTACGGTTCTCTCGACAGAAATTAAAAAGTTACACAAGAACAACTTACGACTCCGTGTTATTGGCGACATGAGCCGATTTAATGAGCGTTTACAAAAGAAGATAGCTCAGGCTGAAGCAATGACTGCGGATAACAGTGGTATGGTTGTTAACATAGCCGCTAACTATGGTGGTAAGTGGGACATCGTAGAAGCAACGAAAGAAATTGCCACAAAAGTCGCAAATGGTGAGATTCACGCAGGCGATGTAAACGAAGAAATGATGACTCAGCATTTGACGATGTCAGATTTGCCAGAAGTGGACCTACTGATTAGAACCAGTGGTGAATGTCGAATCAGTAACTTTATGTTGTGGCAAATGGCGTATGCAGAAATGTACTTCACGCCAATTTACTGGCCTGAATTCGACGAAAACAGCTTAATTGAAGCAGTGACTTGGTTTGTTAATCGAGAAAGGCGATTCGGTTGCACCGGTGAACAAATCAAGGCATTGATGGAAAGCGACTAA
- a CDS encoding phosphatidate cytidylyltransferase, whose product MKQRIITALILAPIVILGIFELSLPLFMVAIAIVTAIGFWEWTQFVECKARVTALMPSVVVSAAMLVFIPFDALSLGTVTDSHLAVLLVGGLWWITSSCLAISYPTSAKFWQNSNLLRHLFGILTLLPFFWSVLLLRAEGINQDTYHGAKLVLFVCFIVWSADSGAYFAGKSFGKRKMAPHVSPNKTIEGLVGGVIAAIIVGWATAYWFEIEFSSPIAMIMITLVTVVISVLGDLVESMFKRVAGIKDSSNIIPGHGGVLDRIDSLTAAFPVFALLYFVF is encoded by the coding sequence TTGAAACAAAGAATTATAACCGCGCTTATCCTTGCTCCGATAGTGATACTTGGCATTTTTGAGTTATCTCTGCCCTTATTCATGGTTGCCATAGCGATCGTTACTGCTATCGGCTTTTGGGAATGGACTCAATTTGTTGAGTGTAAAGCGCGTGTTACAGCACTAATGCCAAGTGTCGTTGTGAGTGCGGCAATGCTGGTTTTCATTCCATTTGATGCCCTCAGCTTAGGTACAGTAACGGACAGCCATTTAGCTGTTCTCTTGGTTGGTGGGTTATGGTGGATTACATCTAGTTGTCTAGCGATTAGTTACCCCACTTCAGCCAAATTTTGGCAAAACTCGAACTTACTTCGCCACTTGTTTGGTATCTTGACACTGCTTCCTTTCTTTTGGAGTGTATTATTGCTTCGCGCCGAGGGCATTAACCAAGATACTTACCATGGTGCAAAGTTGGTGCTGTTTGTCTGCTTCATTGTTTGGTCTGCTGATAGCGGTGCTTACTTTGCGGGTAAAAGTTTTGGCAAACGAAAAATGGCACCGCATGTCAGTCCGAATAAAACCATTGAAGGATTAGTTGGTGGCGTTATTGCGGCTATTATCGTCGGTTGGGCGACTGCTTACTGGTTTGAAATTGAGTTTAGCAGCCCAATTGCGATGATTATGATTACATTGGTGACTGTAGTGATTTCGGTGTTGGGTGACTTGGTTGAAAGTATGTTCAAGCGTGTTGCTGGCATTAAGGACAGTAGCAATATTATCCCAGGACACGGCGGTGTATTGGATCGCATTGACAGTTTGACCGCGGCATTTCCAGTATTTGCTCTTCTTTATTTCGTTTTCTAG
- the ispC gene encoding 1-deoxy-D-xylulose-5-phosphate reductoisomerase: MRKLTILGATGSIGDSTFKVIEQNPQHFSIVALAAGNNVDKMRQLCQKWQPKYAVMSSDSAAMTLKTQLQELKIPTQVLAGQEAMCHVSSFDEVDTVMAAIVGAAGLLPTMAAVKAGKRILLANKEALVMSGQLFIDAVKAHGAELMPVDSEHNAIFQCLPESIQTNLGGCDLSEHGIQHILLTGSGGPFRYSDISTLSAVTPEQAIAHPNWSMGPKISVDSATMMNKGLEYIEAKWLFNTCREQLKVLIHPQSVIHSMVQYKDGSVLAQMGEPDMATPIALTLSYPERVSAGVKPLDFTTVGELTFLEPDFKRYPCLKLSIEACYEGQHATTALNAANEVAVEHFFSRQLTFTDIAVVNERVVEQVCSNNNHSVCDSLESILELDKMARALAVEIIEERAL; this comes from the coding sequence ATGCGTAAGCTCACAATATTAGGTGCAACTGGCTCGATTGGCGATAGCACTTTTAAAGTTATTGAACAGAATCCTCAGCACTTTTCGATTGTGGCCCTGGCTGCGGGTAATAATGTCGATAAAATGCGCCAACTTTGTCAGAAATGGCAGCCTAAATATGCAGTGATGTCCAGCGATAGTGCAGCGATGACGCTGAAAACACAGTTGCAAGAACTTAAAATTCCAACGCAAGTGTTAGCAGGTCAAGAAGCCATGTGTCATGTTTCTTCGTTTGACGAAGTTGATACAGTGATGGCGGCGATTGTTGGCGCGGCAGGTTTGCTACCGACAATGGCGGCAGTCAAAGCAGGCAAGCGCATCTTACTGGCTAACAAAGAAGCTTTGGTTATGTCAGGACAGCTTTTTATCGATGCGGTGAAAGCACATGGTGCTGAACTGATGCCTGTCGATAGTGAGCACAATGCGATATTCCAATGTTTGCCTGAGTCGATTCAGACCAATCTGGGCGGTTGTGATTTAAGTGAGCACGGCATCCAACATATTTTGTTGACTGGTTCCGGTGGTCCTTTCCGTTATAGCGATATCAGTACGTTATCAGCTGTCACACCTGAGCAAGCCATTGCCCATCCAAACTGGTCGATGGGACCAAAAATTTCGGTCGACTCTGCCACCATGATGAACAAAGGCTTGGAATACATTGAAGCTAAATGGCTGTTTAACACATGCCGAGAGCAGCTCAAAGTTTTGATTCATCCCCAATCCGTCATTCATTCTATGGTGCAATACAAGGATGGTTCGGTGCTGGCTCAAATGGGTGAGCCCGATATGGCGACACCAATTGCGCTAACATTGTCTTATCCAGAACGTGTGTCTGCAGGCGTTAAGCCTTTGGACTTCACCACTGTGGGTGAATTGACTTTCTTAGAACCCGACTTTAAACGTTACCCTTGTCTGAAATTGTCCATTGAGGCTTGTTATGAAGGGCAGCATGCGACTACTGCACTAAATGCGGCAAACGAAGTGGCGGTCGAGCATTTCTTTTCGCGCCAGCTCACATTCACTGACATTGCTGTTGTCAACGAGCGAGTGGTGGAGCAAGTTTGCTCTAACAATAATCATTCAGTTTGTGATAGCTTGGAAAGCATCTTAGAGCTGGATAAAATGGCGCGAGCGTTGGCCGTCGAAATCATTGAAGAGCGTGCATTATGA
- the rseP gene encoding sigma E protease regulator RseP produces the protein MTGILWNFASFIIALGILVAVHEYGHFWVARRCGVKVEKFSIGFGKSIWSKIGKDGTEYSISIIPLGGYVKMLDGRVDDVPEEQKKHAFDTQPLWKRTSIVAAGPAFNFLFAVFAYWLVFMIGVPAVKPVVGQVEAHSIAANAGLEPGMELKAVSGVKTPDWESVNMGLIAHIGDDKLTMTVAPANDIGIEEVKTLDLTSWNFDPEVESAMSALGFKPFTPAISTTLMTISEGGAGEAAGLQAGDVLIAADDEPLTNWQQVVELIQGHPNQAIDLQIERSGALINLTLTPDSRELANKRTIGFAGIVPEVAEWPESYRFELQFGVIESVSKAIDKTGQIIDLTISMLKKLIVGDVGLNNLSGPISIAKGAGTTADYGLVYFLGFLALISVNLGIINLVPLPMLDGGHLLFFAIEAVIRRPVPERIQEIGYRIGGAVIFSLMAVAIFNDFARL, from the coding sequence ATGACTGGGATATTGTGGAATTTCGCATCATTTATTATTGCGTTAGGTATTTTAGTTGCCGTGCATGAATATGGCCATTTCTGGGTTGCGCGCCGCTGTGGTGTCAAAGTCGAAAAATTCTCGATTGGTTTTGGTAAATCAATCTGGAGCAAAATAGGTAAAGACGGCACTGAATACAGTATTTCAATCATCCCATTAGGTGGCTACGTCAAGATGCTTGACGGACGTGTGGATGACGTGCCTGAAGAGCAGAAAAAGCATGCTTTTGATACGCAACCTTTATGGAAGCGAACTTCGATAGTAGCGGCAGGGCCTGCATTTAACTTTTTGTTTGCTGTATTTGCCTACTGGCTAGTTTTTATGATCGGCGTACCGGCTGTTAAGCCTGTTGTAGGGCAGGTTGAAGCGCATTCTATCGCTGCCAATGCAGGTTTAGAGCCTGGCATGGAACTAAAAGCGGTCTCTGGCGTCAAAACACCGGATTGGGAATCAGTCAATATGGGGTTAATTGCTCATATTGGCGACGATAAACTGACCATGACAGTCGCGCCGGCCAATGATATTGGCATTGAAGAAGTGAAGACGCTTGATTTAACTTCTTGGAACTTTGATCCTGAAGTTGAGTCTGCTATGTCAGCACTTGGCTTCAAGCCTTTTACTCCTGCAATCTCGACGACATTGATGACGATTTCAGAGGGCGGAGCGGGTGAAGCGGCCGGTTTACAAGCTGGGGATGTACTCATTGCGGCCGATGATGAACCTCTGACCAATTGGCAACAAGTGGTTGAACTGATTCAAGGTCATCCAAATCAAGCCATTGATTTGCAAATCGAGCGTTCTGGTGCGTTGATCAATCTAACGTTAACTCCTGACAGCCGTGAGCTAGCGAATAAGCGAACGATAGGATTTGCAGGAATCGTACCTGAAGTCGCAGAATGGCCAGAAAGCTATCGCTTCGAGCTTCAGTTTGGTGTAATTGAATCAGTCAGTAAAGCGATTGATAAAACTGGACAAATTATTGATCTAACAATCAGCATGTTGAAAAAGCTGATTGTGGGAGATGTTGGATTAAACAACTTAAGTGGACCTATTTCGATAGCAAAAGGAGCTGGAACGACTGCCGATTATGGATTGGTGTACTTTCTTGGTTTTCTCGCGTTGATCAGTGTTAACTTAGGTATCATTAACCTTGTGCCATTACCGATGTTGGATGGCGGACACTTATTGTTTTTTGCTATCGAGGCAGTGATCAGACGCCCTGTGCCTGAACGCATTCAGGAAATAGGGTACCGCATCGGCGGGGCAGTTATTTTCTCTCTGATGGCAGTGGCGATATTTAATGATTTTGCTCGTCTGTAG
- the bamA gene encoding outer membrane protein assembly factor BamA: MAMKKILFATLLATSVVANGAENFVVEDIQIDGLQRVALGAALLKMPVRIGDTVDSQDVSDIIKALYASGNFEDIKVLRDGNQLLVQVKERPTIANISFSGNKAIKEEQLQQNLDASGIRVGEALDRTTLSNIEKGLEDFYYSVGKYNATVKAVVTPLPRNRSDLKFVFSEGVSAKIQQINFIGNKVFTDDELLSRFNLNVDVAWWNFLSDDKYQKQVLAGDIEALKSYYLDRGYLKFKVDSTQVSISPDKKGVYITLVVDEGLPYSVKDVKFRGELIGKEAEFEALVPFEDGDVYNGSQVTSLEEGVKRVLGEAGYAYPQVRTIPEFDDETQQVSLVVNVEAGKRIYVRDIRFVGNNATKDEVLRREMRQMEGSWLNSKSIETGKKRLNRLGYFETVDVQTVRVPGSEDQVDLVYNVKEANSGSVNFGIGYGTESGVSFQVGLQQDNFLGSGNRVGVSAMMNDYQKNVSLDYRDPYWNLDGVSLGGKVFYNTFEASEAGIVDYTNESYGTSLTWGFPVNELNNIEFGIGYTHNKIGNVPNYDQAQLFAQSIGQSEGDIVTNDFDLNVAWTRNNLNRGFFPTAGNYQRASAKATIPSSDAQYFKLQYEVRQYVPITKKHEFTLLMRGRLGYGNGYGKTDGNDNLYPFYENYYAGGFTSLRGFRSNSAGPKAVYTTNSGSCGNNGCVSATDDSVGGNAIALASMELIVPTPFASDEARSQIRTSLFVDAASVWDTEFNYNSAHQDTRYYEDYSDPTNYRASYGAALQWMSPMGPLVFSIAKPIEIYEGDDEEFFTFTIGRTF; this comes from the coding sequence ATGGCGATGAAAAAAATTCTGTTTGCAACGCTACTGGCAACAAGCGTTGTTGCAAACGGTGCCGAAAACTTTGTTGTTGAAGACATTCAAATTGATGGGTTGCAGCGCGTTGCGCTGGGAGCTGCATTACTTAAGATGCCAGTGCGCATTGGTGATACGGTTGATAGCCAAGACGTGTCGGATATTATTAAAGCTTTGTATGCATCTGGCAATTTTGAAGATATCAAAGTCTTGCGTGACGGTAATCAGCTATTGGTTCAGGTTAAAGAGCGACCAACGATTGCGAATATTTCGTTTTCTGGCAACAAGGCCATTAAAGAAGAGCAATTACAGCAAAACCTTGATGCATCGGGTATTCGAGTGGGTGAGGCTTTGGACCGCACCACGCTGTCAAACATCGAAAAAGGGCTGGAAGATTTCTACTATAGTGTTGGTAAGTACAACGCAACTGTAAAAGCAGTCGTAACCCCTCTTCCTCGCAATCGTTCTGACTTGAAATTCGTCTTCTCTGAGGGTGTGTCAGCAAAAATCCAACAAATCAATTTTATCGGTAACAAAGTCTTTACTGATGATGAGTTGTTGAGTCGCTTCAATCTTAATGTCGACGTCGCTTGGTGGAATTTTCTTTCTGATGATAAATATCAGAAACAAGTCTTAGCGGGAGACATTGAAGCGCTTAAGTCGTACTACTTGGACCGTGGTTATCTCAAGTTTAAAGTGGACTCTACACAAGTTTCGATTTCTCCGGATAAGAAAGGTGTGTATATCACCTTGGTAGTTGACGAAGGGCTTCCGTACAGTGTTAAAGATGTCAAGTTTCGCGGTGAGTTGATTGGCAAAGAAGCCGAATTTGAAGCTTTGGTTCCGTTTGAAGACGGTGATGTTTACAACGGTTCTCAAGTCACAAGCTTGGAAGAAGGCGTTAAACGAGTTCTGGGGGAAGCTGGTTACGCTTATCCTCAAGTGCGTACTATTCCTGAATTTGATGACGAAACTCAGCAAGTATCTTTAGTAGTAAACGTTGAAGCGGGTAAACGTATCTATGTACGCGATATTCGCTTTGTTGGCAATAATGCTACTAAAGATGAAGTGCTGCGCCGGGAAATGCGTCAAATGGAGGGCAGTTGGCTCAACTCTAAATCAATTGAAACAGGGAAAAAACGTCTCAATCGCCTTGGTTATTTTGAAACTGTCGACGTTCAGACTGTACGTGTGCCAGGTAGTGAAGACCAAGTTGATCTTGTTTACAATGTTAAAGAAGCCAACTCGGGTAGCGTCAACTTTGGTATCGGCTATGGTACTGAATCAGGTGTGAGCTTCCAGGTTGGTTTGCAACAAGATAACTTCCTAGGCTCAGGCAATCGCGTTGGTGTCAGTGCGATGATGAATGACTACCAAAAGAATGTCAGCCTTGATTATCGAGACCCATACTGGAACCTAGATGGTGTTAGCTTAGGTGGTAAGGTGTTCTACAACACGTTTGAAGCATCTGAAGCGGGCATTGTTGACTATACCAATGAAAGTTATGGGACTAGCCTGACATGGGGTTTCCCAGTCAACGAATTAAATAACATCGAATTTGGCATTGGTTATACGCACAATAAGATCGGTAATGTCCCTAACTATGATCAGGCACAATTGTTTGCACAAAGTATTGGCCAATCTGAAGGTGATATTGTAACCAATGATTTTGACCTGAATGTTGCGTGGACTCGAAACAATCTAAACCGAGGCTTTTTCCCGACGGCGGGGAACTATCAGCGAGCGTCTGCTAAAGCAACGATCCCGAGTTCTGATGCACAGTACTTTAAGCTTCAATATGAAGTGCGACAGTATGTTCCAATCACTAAAAAGCATGAATTTACATTATTGATGCGCGGTCGTTTGGGCTACGGCAATGGTTACGGTAAAACGGATGGTAACGACAATCTATACCCATTCTACGAAAACTATTATGCGGGTGGTTTCACTTCATTACGTGGTTTCCGTTCTAACTCAGCTGGTCCAAAAGCAGTGTATACAACCAACAGTGGAAGCTGCGGAAATAATGGCTGTGTGAGTGCAACCGATGACTCTGTGGGTGGTAATGCGATAGCTCTGGCGAGTATGGAGTTAATTGTACCGACTCCATTCGCTTCAGATGAAGCACGTAGCCAGATCCGAACTAGTCTATTTGTCGATGCCGCGAGTGTGTGGGATACAGAGTTTAATTACAACTCAGCTCACCAAGATACTCGATACTACGAGGATTACTCGGATCCAACCAACTATCGTGCGTCCTACGGTGCTGCTCTACAGTGGATGTCTCCAATGGGGCCTTTGGTGTTCTCAATTGCCAAACCAATTGAAATTTATGAAGGTGATGACGAAGAATTCTTCACTTTCACAATCGGCAGAACCTTCTAA
- a CDS encoding OmpH family outer membrane protein — protein MIKAAGLSLVVMSSSFFANAAEAAQKIGYINTAQVFQALPQREVVLQKMQEEFKDKAGELKSIQAKANTKLEKFNRDKELMSSEDREQLRIEITQLNNELKLQGQAFEKAQQRREMEEKQKLFKLIQGAVKKVAEKEGYDMIVDIQTMQYGKPEYNISEQVINSLK, from the coding sequence ATGATTAAAGCGGCTGGTCTTAGCCTTGTTGTAATGTCGTCTTCATTCTTTGCAAATGCAGCAGAAGCGGCGCAAAAAATTGGCTATATCAATACAGCTCAAGTTTTCCAAGCACTTCCTCAACGCGAAGTCGTACTGCAAAAAATGCAGGAAGAGTTCAAAGATAAAGCGGGTGAACTAAAATCTATTCAGGCCAAAGCGAACACTAAACTTGAGAAGTTCAACCGTGATAAGGAACTGATGTCTTCTGAAGACCGGGAACAATTGCGTATTGAAATTACTCAGTTGAACAATGAATTAAAACTCCAAGGACAAGCGTTTGAGAAAGCACAGCAACGCCGAGAAATGGAGGAAAAACAAAAATTGTTTAAACTGATTCAGGGGGCGGTAAAGAAAGTCGCTGAAAAAGAAGGCTATGACATGATTGTTGATATTCAGACTATGCAATACGGTAAGCCAGAATACAACATCTCTGAACAAGTTATTAACTCACTGAAATAA
- the lpxD gene encoding UDP-3-O-(3-hydroxymyristoyl)glucosamine N-acyltransferase yields MTAITLAELASITGGELHGDADAVVTMVAPMDRAMEGHVTFLSNPKYAKHLGDCQATVIMVKEAQRELCTGHVLVVDDPYIAFAQVTQALDTTPLPADEIAPSAVIADNVQLGNNVSIGANAVIESGVQLADNVVIGAGCFIGKNAQIGANTKLWSNISIYHDVVIGSDCLIQANTVIGADGFGYANDKGEWVKIPQLGTVRIGNRVEIGACTTIDRGALDDTVIEDNVIIDNQMQIAHNVHIGYGSALAGGTIIAGSTTIGKYCIIGGGTVINGHIEIADGVTITGMGMVMRGIKEKGMYSSGIPLQPNKEWRKTATRVHRIDEMNKRLKAVEKLLEQGEDT; encoded by the coding sequence ATGACAGCAATCACACTAGCCGAACTGGCTTCAATTACTGGCGGGGAATTACATGGTGACGCCGATGCAGTCGTAACCATGGTAGCGCCTATGGATAGAGCGATGGAAGGTCATGTGACCTTCTTATCTAATCCTAAATACGCTAAGCACCTTGGTGACTGTCAGGCGACTGTCATTATGGTCAAGGAAGCGCAGCGTGAGTTGTGCACTGGTCATGTGCTGGTAGTTGACGATCCTTACATCGCTTTTGCCCAAGTGACACAAGCTTTGGATACCACGCCGCTCCCGGCCGATGAAATAGCGCCATCTGCGGTGATCGCTGATAACGTTCAGCTTGGCAACAATGTTTCTATTGGCGCTAACGCCGTGATTGAGTCGGGTGTTCAATTAGCTGACAACGTTGTGATTGGCGCAGGCTGCTTTATCGGTAAAAATGCCCAAATTGGCGCAAATACCAAATTGTGGTCCAATATCAGTATCTATCATGATGTAGTGATTGGTTCTGATTGCCTTATCCAAGCAAACACAGTGATTGGCGCTGACGGATTTGGGTATGCGAATGACAAAGGTGAGTGGGTTAAAATTCCTCAACTGGGTACGGTGCGCATTGGCAATCGTGTTGAAATTGGCGCTTGTACAACGATAGACCGTGGTGCTTTAGACGATACTGTGATTGAAGACAATGTGATCATCGATAACCAAATGCAGATTGCTCATAACGTACACATCGGATATGGTTCAGCTCTAGCTGGTGGTACGATTATTGCCGGCAGCACTACAATCGGCAAATACTGTATTATTGGTGGTGGTACTGTTATCAATGGCCATATCGAAATTGCCGATGGCGTTACTATTACCGGTATGGGAATGGTCATGCGCGGCATTAAAGAAAAGGGCATGTACTCTTCTGGCATCCCACTGCAGCCAAATAAAGAGTGGCGTAAGACCGCAACTCGTGTTCATCGAATTGATGAGATGAACAAGCGTCTTAAAGCGGTTGAAAAACTGCTGGAGCAGGGTGAAGACACTTAG
- the fabZ gene encoding 3-hydroxyacyl-ACP dehydratase FabZ: MTTENKTMNITEIQELLPHRYPFLLIDRVIDFQEEKYLKAIKNVSVNEPQFTGHFPQLPVFPGVLILEAMAQATGLLAFKSFGAPSDNELYYFASVDGAKFRKPVTPGDQLVIEVEFIKERRGIAAFNGVAKVDGDVVCSAELKCARREF; the protein is encoded by the coding sequence TTGACTACTGAAAACAAAACGATGAACATCACTGAGATCCAAGAACTGTTACCCCATCGCTACCCATTTTTGCTGATCGACCGTGTTATCGATTTCCAAGAAGAAAAATACCTTAAGGCGATCAAAAACGTTTCAGTGAATGAGCCTCAGTTTACAGGTCATTTTCCTCAACTGCCGGTTTTCCCGGGTGTTCTTATCTTAGAAGCGATGGCTCAGGCTACGGGTCTTCTAGCATTTAAATCGTTTGGTGCGCCTTCTGACAATGAGCTCTACTATTTTGCAAGCGTTGACGGTGCGAAATTCCGTAAGCCCGTCACGCCAGGCGATCAACTGGTTATTGAAGTAGAATTCATTAAAGAGCGTCGTGGTATTGCAGCGTTTAACGGTGTTGCGAAAGTAGATGGCGACGTGGTGTGTTCTGCAGAGCTTAAGTGTGCTCGTAGAGAGTTTTGA
- the lpxA gene encoding acyl-ACP--UDP-N-acetylglucosamine O-acyltransferase produces MIHETAQVHPSSVIEGDVNIAANVTVGPFTYISGKVEIGEGTEIMSHVVIKGHTTIGRDNRIFPHAVIGEENQDKKYGGEDTTVVIGDRNVIREAVQIHRGTVQDKATTVIGDDNLLCVNAHIAHDVIVGNHTHVGNNAILGGHVTVEDHAGVMALSAIHPFCKVGAFSYIGGCSAVVKDVPPYVLAQGNHATPFGLNLVGLQRNGFEKSELRALRNAYKEFYRAGKTQAEAKEVLLEMAQQWPSIKHFIDFVESSERGVIR; encoded by the coding sequence ATGATTCATGAAACCGCTCAGGTGCATCCTTCTTCAGTGATTGAAGGAGATGTGAACATTGCCGCTAACGTGACTGTTGGTCCTTTTACTTACATTTCAGGCAAAGTTGAAATTGGTGAAGGTACAGAAATTATGTCGCATGTGGTGATTAAAGGCCATACCACGATTGGTAGAGATAACCGTATTTTTCCGCATGCCGTGATTGGTGAAGAAAACCAAGATAAAAAGTATGGTGGGGAAGATACAACCGTCGTTATTGGCGACCGCAATGTGATTCGCGAAGCGGTGCAGATCCATCGTGGTACTGTCCAAGACAAAGCGACCACAGTCATTGGTGATGACAATTTACTGTGTGTTAATGCACACATTGCTCACGATGTGATTGTTGGCAACCATACTCACGTCGGCAACAATGCTATCTTAGGTGGGCATGTGACGGTTGAAGATCATGCCGGTGTGATGGCTTTATCTGCCATTCATCCCTTCTGTAAAGTGGGTGCATTTAGCTACATTGGTGGTTGTTCAGCGGTTGTGAAAGATGTGCCGCCATACGTGCTTGCTCAAGGTAACCATGCGACACCTTTTGGATTGAATCTGGTGGGCTTGCAGCGTAATGGTTTTGAAAAGAGTGAATTGCGCGCATTACGCAACGCTTATAAAGAATTCTACCGAGCGGGTAAAACACAGGCAGAGGCCAAAGAAGTGTTGTTGGAAATGGCGCAACAATGGCCATCCATAAAGCACTTTATTGATTTTGTAGAAAGTTCAGAGCGTGGCGTTATTCGCTAA